The following proteins come from a genomic window of Leucoraja erinacea ecotype New England chromosome 1, Leri_hhj_1, whole genome shotgun sequence:
- the igfbp7 gene encoding insulin-like growth factor-binding protein 7, giving the protein MLRAMMGVQLLGGFLLLCLSASAEQKAGSAQCPPCVLSECPALPPGGCPLGEAPSQCRCCTVCAAGQGERCGGRDFQYGRCAQGYECERSGGKRRGRGRCVCKSPEQVCGSDGITYSNGCELKAAARRAEEQGGSPLTRGHKGACQRAPVIVTQPQEIWNVSGSQVYLSCEVIGVPTPVLTWNKVMKTKTGVEKVELLPGDRDNLAIQTRGGPEKHEVTGWVLISPLTQGDAGEYECHASNTKGEAAATGNIHVVDKLKKKP; this is encoded by the exons ATGCTTCGTGCGATGATGGGCGTCCAGTTACTGGGTGGGTTTCTCCTGCTGTGCCTCTCGGCCAGCGCCGAGCAGAAGGCGGGTTCGGCTCAGTGTCCTCCCTGCGTGTTGTCCGAATGCCCGGCTCTGCCGCCCGGGGGCTGCCCGCTGGGTGAAGCGCCCAGTCAGTGCCGCTGCTGCACCGTGTGCGCCGCCGGCCAGGGAGAGCGTTGCGGCGGCCGCGACTTCCAGTACGGCCGCTGCGCCCAGGGCTACGAGTGCGAGCGCTCAGGCGGCAAGCGGAGGGGCCGGGGGCGATGCGTCTGCAAATCCCCCGAGCAGGTGTGCGGCAGCGACGGCATCACCTACAGCAACGGCTGCGAGCTGAAAGCCGCGGCTCGGCGAGCGGAGGAGCAGGGAGGCAGCCCGCTGACCAGGGGCCACAAAGGAGCTTGCCAGAGAG CTCCAGTTATTGTGACACAACCTCAGGAGATTTGGAATGTCAGTGGATCACAAGTTTACCTCAGCTGTGAAGTTATCGGAGTACCCACCCCCGTACTCACCTGGAACAAG GTAATGAAAACCAAGACTGGTGTGGAAAAGGTCGAGTTATTGCCTGGTGACCGTGACAACCTTGCCATCCAGACTCGAGGTGGGCCTGAGAAGCACGAGGTGACAGGATGGGTGTTG atATCTCCACTCACTCAAGGGGATGCAGGAGAGTATGAATGTCATGCATCAAACACCAAGGGAGAAGCTGCAGCTACTGGAAATATACATGTGGTTGATAAACTAAAAA